From Zavarzinella sp., one genomic window encodes:
- a CDS encoding helix-turn-helix domain-containing protein produces the protein MWISPPEQNGAPLALRPREAARLLSISTRTLWELVRQGRVKRIKLGTAKNSPVMFRRCDLEAFLAAEMQQETSGDQGGQE, from the coding sequence ATGTGGATTTCACCACCAGAACAGAATGGTGCCCCACTGGCATTACGGCCTCGAGAAGCGGCTCGGTTATTAAGCATCTCCACCAGAACCCTCTGGGAGTTGGTGCGACAAGGGCGGGTCAAACGGATCAAGCTGGGAACAGCCAAAAACAGTCCGGTGATGTTTCGCCGGTGTGACCTGGAAGCATTTCTGGCTGCGGAAATGCAGCAGGAAACCTCTGGCGATCAGGGAGGTCAGGAATGA
- a CDS encoding DUF3987 domain-containing protein, which produces MNLHLEWVLAAFKGVAPQGNGWKALCPAHNDHRPSLKIDLAADGKILLCCKSRGCSAEEIVHAAKLTMEDLFPAEKVPPRIIPKKPDFPTVEEAISSCGNSSFGREPDQLWNYHDTHGALVGVVARWNQNGKKEIRPFSRGDDSQWRMEVMPTPRPLYRLPQLAAQDLVVVTEGEKAADAAIQLGFVATTSASGSQAAHYTDWRPLAGKTVWICRDNDDPGLKYAESVATILHKIDPATQIKIVLLPNLPPKGDLFDWVKAHSHVSNDELATQLKQIAEESEPFVGITPEESEARSGLLPAKPFPVHCFPAPVRDYIGDTAQQIGCDPSYIAVPLISAFGSAIGNSRWLQINETFKAPPIIWSMIVGESGDGKSPAFRAVMKFTRQKNKQAYQQYEQQLKAQTEQQHYQRENDQEEMEEYRRKKDAYAKREREHQQALKQWESQYKKWDKEGQIGDAPSAPVWNEDPPQKPKQKRQMGPSVLPAVRYLITDTTLEGMTSILQDNPRGTIVVVDELASWFSSHTRYRGNGKSSDMKSYLSMYDGDEIDYYRKTGKEWVYIPRATVNVTGGIQPGILRAILTRENRDSGLAARFQFAWPERRAQLLQDYSFNPQLDKAMSSLFEKLFSLEMVRGEQGQLDPKFLMLETKAFSLFQQQFNRLGEEHLELEGDLAAANAKHKSLPARLALILHMVRFAAGENVNPDMVDATSMQYAIELAEWFRNETLRVYYLLDHPDEVKVVSQLDQLSHWIRKHGGRVSIRDVQRKKNMKTAQEAEQLLNSMVEAGKGYWEESVGTGVGRKPARHFVLNPPIATQEPVSSPEQSHDPPLGNPEIWMDHEEQMQQMKDTIGK; this is translated from the coding sequence ATGAACCTCCACCTTGAATGGGTGCTGGCTGCTTTCAAAGGGGTTGCTCCGCAGGGAAACGGGTGGAAGGCCCTCTGCCCAGCCCACAACGACCATCGTCCCAGTCTGAAGATTGATTTGGCAGCAGACGGCAAAATCCTGCTTTGCTGCAAATCACGGGGATGCTCCGCTGAGGAGATTGTTCATGCTGCGAAATTGACCATGGAAGACCTGTTTCCAGCAGAAAAAGTGCCTCCGAGGATAATTCCCAAAAAGCCGGACTTCCCAACTGTCGAAGAAGCGATTTCTTCATGTGGGAATTCCTCATTCGGACGAGAACCAGATCAACTCTGGAATTATCACGATACCCACGGTGCGCTGGTGGGAGTGGTGGCCCGTTGGAACCAGAACGGGAAAAAGGAGATCCGCCCCTTTTCACGTGGCGATGATTCCCAATGGCGAATGGAAGTGATGCCCACGCCGCGACCGCTCTACCGATTGCCTCAATTAGCTGCTCAGGATTTGGTGGTCGTCACCGAGGGAGAGAAGGCTGCAGATGCTGCCATTCAACTGGGATTTGTCGCTACTACCAGTGCCAGTGGTTCCCAAGCGGCCCATTACACCGATTGGCGACCACTGGCAGGAAAGACGGTCTGGATTTGCAGGGACAATGATGATCCTGGTCTGAAATATGCAGAATCAGTTGCAACGATCCTGCACAAAATCGATCCTGCTACCCAGATCAAGATTGTCCTATTACCGAATCTCCCACCCAAAGGGGATCTGTTTGATTGGGTCAAAGCCCATTCCCATGTCTCCAACGATGAACTGGCTACCCAACTAAAGCAAATTGCGGAAGAATCGGAACCATTTGTTGGAATCACTCCTGAAGAATCAGAAGCCAGATCTGGTCTGCTGCCAGCCAAACCGTTTCCAGTGCACTGCTTTCCTGCGCCAGTCCGGGATTACATCGGTGACACTGCTCAGCAAATCGGCTGTGATCCATCATACATCGCAGTGCCATTGATTTCTGCTTTTGGCAGTGCGATCGGTAATTCTCGTTGGTTGCAAATTAATGAAACCTTCAAAGCACCGCCGATTATCTGGTCAATGATCGTGGGAGAATCTGGTGATGGAAAAAGTCCGGCATTTCGAGCAGTGATGAAGTTTACTCGTCAAAAGAACAAGCAGGCTTACCAGCAATACGAGCAACAATTGAAAGCCCAAACAGAGCAACAACATTACCAGAGAGAGAATGATCAAGAGGAAATGGAAGAATATCGCCGCAAAAAGGATGCGTATGCAAAGCGTGAACGGGAACACCAGCAAGCACTCAAACAGTGGGAAAGCCAGTACAAGAAATGGGATAAGGAAGGTCAAATCGGAGATGCGCCTTCAGCACCAGTTTGGAATGAGGATCCACCACAAAAGCCCAAACAGAAACGTCAAATGGGCCCCTCAGTCCTGCCCGCTGTTCGGTATCTGATCACCGATACCACGCTGGAAGGGATGACTTCCATTTTGCAAGACAACCCTCGGGGCACCATCGTTGTAGTTGATGAGTTGGCCAGCTGGTTCAGCTCCCACACCCGTTATCGAGGCAATGGGAAATCATCTGATATGAAATCATATCTTTCCATGTACGATGGCGATGAGATTGATTATTATCGAAAAACGGGCAAAGAATGGGTCTATATTCCCAGAGCTACGGTCAATGTCACCGGAGGTATCCAGCCAGGAATCCTGCGAGCCATCCTGACCAGAGAGAATCGGGATTCCGGCTTGGCGGCACGATTCCAATTTGCCTGGCCTGAAAGACGGGCACAGTTGTTGCAGGATTATTCGTTTAACCCTCAACTGGACAAAGCCATGTCTTCTCTGTTTGAGAAATTATTCAGTTTGGAGATGGTGCGGGGCGAACAAGGCCAACTAGATCCCAAGTTTCTCATGCTGGAAACAAAGGCATTTTCACTATTTCAGCAGCAATTTAATCGTTTGGGAGAAGAGCATCTGGAATTGGAAGGTGACCTGGCTGCTGCCAATGCAAAGCACAAGTCATTACCTGCACGGCTTGCTCTGATTCTGCATATGGTACGGTTCGCAGCGGGTGAAAATGTGAATCCCGACATGGTTGATGCTACCAGCATGCAGTACGCGATTGAACTGGCCGAATGGTTCCGCAATGAAACGTTGAGGGTTTATTATCTCCTGGATCATCCGGATGAGGTGAAGGTTGTTTCACAACTTGACCAGTTATCCCACTGGATCCGCAAACATGGTGGCCGAGTCAGTATTCGGGATGTCCAACGCAAGAAGAACATGAAAACCGCACAGGAAGCGGAGCAATTACTGAACAGCATGGTGGAAGCGGGCAAAGGATACTGGGAAGAATCCGTCGGTACGGGGGTGGGAAGGAAACCTGCTCGCCATTTCGTTTTGAATCCACCGATTGCTACCCAGGAGCCAGTTTCATCACCTGAACAGTCCCACGATCCACCGCTCGGCAATCCGGAGATTTGGATGGATCACGAAGAACAGATGCAGCAGATGAAAGATACCATTGGCAAATGA